CGAGGCGCGCGAAAAGGCCGGGGGCCTGAACGAGTATGGCATCGCCAAATACAAGCTGCCCGGCGACTTCGCCCAGCGCGAGCTCGCGTTCCTGCTGTCGGTCGGTGGCATCGAGATCCAGTACGGCCGCGCGCTCGGGGCCGACCTGCAGCTGTCCGAGCTGCACGCGCGCTACGACGCCGTGTTCCTCGGCCTGGGTTTATCGGAAAGCCGCCGGCTCGGCCTGACCGGGGAAGATGCGCCCGGCCTGATGGCTGCGGTCGACTACATCGCCACGCTGCGCCAGGCCCGGGACCTGGCCGCGCTGCCGGTGCCGCGCCGCGCGATCGTGATCGGCGCCGGCAATACCGCGATCGACATGGCGGTGCAGATCAAGCGCCTGGGCGCCGACGAGGTCACGCTGGTGTACCGGCGCGGCTTCGACGCCATGAGCGCGACCGGGCACGAGATCGAGATCGCCAAGGCCCATTTCGTGCGCATGCGCACCTGGGCCGCGCCGCTCGAGGTGCTGCTCGACGATGCCGGCCGTGTGCGCGGCATGCGCTTCGAAGAGACCCGGCTCGAAGACGGACGCCTGGTGACGACCGGCGGGATCGTCGAGATCGCCGCCGACGCCGTGTTCAAGGCGATCGGCCAGGGCATGGACCTGGCCGCCCTGGTCGATCCGGCGGCGCAGGGCCTGGAAAACGAGCTGGAGCTCGAACGCGACAAGATCCGCATCGACGCCTGCTTCCGTACCGCGCTGCCGGGCGTGTATGCGGGCGGCGACTGCGTGGCGCCGGGGCAGGACCTGACGGTACAGGCGGTCCAGCACGGCAAGCTGGCCGCGCTGGCCATCCATCACGACATCCAATCCAAAGCGGAGGCAGCATGGCCGACCTGAGCATCGATTTCTGCGGCATCAAGTCCCCGAACCCGTTCTGGCTGGCCTCGGCGCCGCCGACCGACAAGGCCTACAACGTGGTGCGCGCCTTCGAGGCCGGCTGGGGCGGCGTGGTCTGGAAGACGCTGGGCGAGGATCCGCCGGCCGTCAACGTGTCTTCGCGCTACTCGGCCATCTACGGCAAGAACAGGGAGGTGATCGGCTTCAACAACATCGAGCTGATCACCGACCGCAGCCTGGAAATCAACCTGCGCGAGATCACCGCCGTCAAGAAGGCCTGGCCGGACCGGGCGCTGGTCGTGTCGATGATGCTGCCCTGCGAGGAAGCGCCGTGGCGCGAGATGCTGCCGCTGGTCGAGGCCACCGGCGCCGATGGCATCGAGCTGAACTTCGGCTGCCCGCACGGCATGCCGGAGCGCGGCATGGGCGCCGCGGTGGGCCAGCAGCCGGACCTGATCGAGCGGGTCACGCGCTGGTGCAAGATGTACACGCGCCTGCCGGTGATCGTCAAGCTGACCCCCAACATCACCGACGTGCGCGCGCCCGCGCGGGCGGCGCTGGCGGGCGGGGCCGACGCGGTCTCGCTGATCAACACCGTCAATTCCATCACCCACCTCGACCTCGACCGCATGGTGGCCTATCCCATCGTCGGCGGCGCCAGCACCCACGGCGGCTACTGCGGCGCGGCGGTCAAGCCGATTGCGCTGAACATGGTGGCCGAGATCGCGCGCGACCCGGCCACCGCCCGCCTGCCGATTTCCGGCATCGGCGGCATCGGCAGCTGGAGCGATGCCGCCGAGTTCATCGCCCTGGGCGCCGGCTCGGTCCAGGTCTGCACCGCCGCGATGCTGCACGGCTTCCGCATCGTCGAGGAGATGAAGGACGGGCTGTCGCGCTGGATGGACCGCAAGGGCTACGAGAACATCGCCGCCTTCTCGCGCAAGGCGGTGGCCAACACGACGGACTGGAAATACCTGGACATGAATTACCAGGTCATCGCCAGCATCGACCAGGACCAGTGCATCCAGTGCGGCAAATGCTACGTGGCCTGCGAGGATACCTCGCACCAGGCGATCGCGAAGCTGATCGGTGCGGATGCCAGGGGGGAAACGCGGCGCTACGAGGTCAAGCCGTCCGAGTGCGTGGGCTGCAACCTGTGCGAGATCACCTGTCCGGTCGAGGGCTGCATCACCATGGTGCCGCAGCCGAGCGAAAAACCGTATATGAACTGGACGAAGGACCCACGCAATCCGCGGGCAGAGGTACTATGCGGGGAAATCTAAACCGCAACCGACGGAGAAACACCCGATGAGCATGGACCCCGCAGTCAACAAAGAACTCTGGAACGAGGACTTGGCGCCAACCGGCGCCGCGCAGCGCACCTGGCGCTGGTATCACTTTGCCGCCCTGTGGGTCGGCATGGTCATCAGTATCCCGGCCTATATGTTGGCGGCCAGCCTGATCGAAGGCGGCATGTCGGCGTGGCAGGCGGTGCTGACCGTGTTCCTGGCGAACGTGATCGTGCTGCTGCCGATGCTCCTGATCGGCCACGCCGGCACCAAGTACGGCATCCCGTACGCGGTGCTGGCGCGCGCCTCTTTCGGCACGCGCGGCGCGCGGCTGCCGGCGCTGATGCGGGCGATCGTCGCCTGCGGCTGGTACGGCATCCAGACCTGGTTCGGCGGCAGCATGATCTATACGCTGCTCGGCGTGCTGCTCGGCGCTCCCATCGGCGGCAGCAACCTGCCGGGGCTCGGCATCAACCCGGGCCAGCTGGCCTGCTTCCTGGGCTTCTGGGCGATCCAGATGTATTTCATCGTGCACGGCATGGATTCGATCCGCAAGCTCGAGACCTATACCGCGCCCCTGAAGATCGCGATCTGCTTCCTGCTGCTGTGGTGGGTGTATGACAAGGTCGGCGGCTTCGGCCCGCTGCTCGCCCAGCCCTCGCAATTCGTGGCGGGCGGCTCGAAGGCCGGCCTGTTCTGGTCGGTGTTCTGGCCTTCGCTGACCGCGATGATCGGCTACTGGGCCACGCTGGCGCTGAACATCCCCGACTTCACCCGCTTCGCCAGGACCCAGCGCGACCAGGTGGTCGGCCAGTCGCTTGGCCTGCCGCTGCCGATGGCGCTGCTGGCGGCGCTGGCGGTGACCGTCACCTCGGCCACCGTGGTCCTGTA
This window of the Massilia sp. WG5 genome carries:
- a CDS encoding NAD(P)-dependent oxidoreductase, with the protein product MIESLQHLPTAAGTHDALSERFTDLAPPLTNRQAAIESARCLYCYDAPCTRACPTGIDVASFIRNIHDHNLEGAATTILQQNIFGGSCARVCPTEILCEDACVRNNDAEGQPVKIGLLQRHALDNAQFDSHPFRRAPSTGKTVAVVGAGPAGLACAHRLAMLGHDVVVFEAREKAGGLNEYGIAKYKLPGDFAQRELAFLLSVGGIEIQYGRALGADLQLSELHARYDAVFLGLGLSESRRLGLTGEDAPGLMAAVDYIATLRQARDLAALPVPRRAIVIGAGNTAIDMAVQIKRLGADEVTLVYRRGFDAMSATGHEIEIAKAHFVRMRTWAAPLEVLLDDAGRVRGMRFEETRLEDGRLVTTGGIVEIAADAVFKAIGQGMDLAALVDPAAQGLENELELERDKIRIDACFRTALPGVYAGGDCVAPGQDLTVQAVQHGKLAALAIHHDIQSKAEAAWPT
- the preA gene encoding NAD-dependent dihydropyrimidine dehydrogenase subunit PreA, which gives rise to MADLSIDFCGIKSPNPFWLASAPPTDKAYNVVRAFEAGWGGVVWKTLGEDPPAVNVSSRYSAIYGKNREVIGFNNIELITDRSLEINLREITAVKKAWPDRALVVSMMLPCEEAPWREMLPLVEATGADGIELNFGCPHGMPERGMGAAVGQQPDLIERVTRWCKMYTRLPVIVKLTPNITDVRAPARAALAGGADAVSLINTVNSITHLDLDRMVAYPIVGGASTHGGYCGAAVKPIALNMVAEIARDPATARLPISGIGGIGSWSDAAEFIALGAGSVQVCTAAMLHGFRIVEEMKDGLSRWMDRKGYENIAAFSRKAVANTTDWKYLDMNYQVIASIDQDQCIQCGKCYVACEDTSHQAIAKLIGADARGETRRYEVKPSECVGCNLCEITCPVEGCITMVPQPSEKPYMNWTKDPRNPRAEVLCGEI
- a CDS encoding NCS1 family nucleobase:cation symporter-1 translates to MSMDPAVNKELWNEDLAPTGAAQRTWRWYHFAALWVGMVISIPAYMLAASLIEGGMSAWQAVLTVFLANVIVLLPMLLIGHAGTKYGIPYAVLARASFGTRGARLPALMRAIVACGWYGIQTWFGGSMIYTLLGVLLGAPIGGSNLPGLGINPGQLACFLGFWAIQMYFIVHGMDSIRKLETYTAPLKIAICFLLLWWVYDKVGGFGPLLAQPSQFVAGGSKAGLFWSVFWPSLTAMIGYWATLALNIPDFTRFARTQRDQVVGQSLGLPLPMALLAALAVTVTSATVVLYGKTLWDPVDVASRMTGAGVLVALLILLIDTASVNLAANMVGPAYDFSALSPRHISYRVGGYITAGIALVMMPWKILEKTENYIFIWLTGYSALLGPIAGVLIIDYYFIRKTELAVDQLYRDDGIYTYRNGWNTAAIVAFVAGVLPNIPGFLNAAFPDAFPNVGAGFKTLYTYAWFVGIAIAAVVYGLMMKGRAVPAMAAVRPLD